CCCGGCGCGCTGGAGATCCCGCTGACGCTGCAGGCCATGGGCAGGAGCGGCCGCTACGACGCGCTGGTGGCGCTCGGCGCGGTGATCCGCGGCGAGACCTACCACTTCGAGCTGGTGTCGAACGAGATGGGCGCCGGCATCACCCGCGTCGGCCTCGACACCGGCGTACCGATCGCCAACGGCGTGCTGACCACCGAAGACGAGGACCAGGCCGTCGCCCGCATGAGCGACAAGGGCGCCGACTGCGCCCGCGCGGCGGTGGAGATGGCCAACCTGCTGAAGGCCCTGAAATGAGCGACCCGACCACTGCTGCCGCCGGCACACCCCACCCGACGGGCAAGATGGCCCGCCGCCGCGCGCGCGAACTCGCCCTGCAGGGCGTGTACCAGTGGCTGCTGTCGGGCAACTCGATGACCTCGGTGCAGCGCCACATCGAGGCCGAGACCGAGGACCTGGACAAGGTGGACCGCGAGCTGTTCGTGAGCCTGCTGCGCGGCGTGCTGGAAAACGCCGACGACCTGCGCGCGGCGTTCTCGCCGCTGATCCACCGTCCGGTGGCCGAGCTGTCGCCGATCGAGCACGCGATCCTGCTGCTGGGCGCGCACGAACTGCGCCACAACCTGGAGACGCCCTACCGGGTGG
This DNA window, taken from Thauera sp. K11, encodes the following:
- the ribH gene encoding 6,7-dimethyl-8-ribityllumazine synthase, translating into MQRTQPENARRTARYDGIAELEPGFAGAGLSVGIVMARFNLDICEGLLSACTDELLGLGVARSDIRIVTVPGALEIPLTLQAMGRSGRYDALVALGAVIRGETYHFELVSNEMGAGITRVGLDTGVPIANGVLTTEDEDQAVARMSDKGADCARAAVEMANLLKALK
- the nusB gene encoding transcription antitermination factor NusB; protein product: MSDPTTAAAGTPHPTGKMARRRARELALQGVYQWLLSGNSMTSVQRHIEAETEDLDKVDRELFVSLLRGVLENADDLRAAFSPLIHRPVAELSPIEHAILLLGAHELRHNLETPYRVVINEAIELAKGYGGTDGHKFVNGVLDRLAANLRAVEVEAARKARG